From one Rhizobium lentis genomic stretch:
- a CDS encoding alpha/beta hydrolase, whose amino-acid sequence MFENKLASSAFDAGEIVFDEHYVDSGTDGIKLYLRNKRRKDHKTFLAEKTIVMVHGATFSSGSLYDVPFNGMSFIDYLAHQGFDVFAVDIRGYGKSTRPPAMQAEPDLNPPLVATDTGVADFATAVDFVLRLRGLKAVNVFAMSWGGTVAGAYAARNGDKVIKLALLAPQWLSDVPIPIDQGGVLGSYRLVPVHAALARWLSTAPEHARGRLVPEGWFDLWAKLTLSEETSQADREQGKLRATNGPIQDIRSYWRAGNPYYRPSEIRAPVLLLHGEWDIDVPLDLARAYFEQLTGASYRRWVEIGEATHLALMESTRMQAYSEVVRFFDESFQPE is encoded by the coding sequence ATGTTTGAGAACAAGCTCGCATCTTCAGCTTTTGACGCAGGCGAGATCGTCTTCGACGAGCATTACGTCGATAGCGGAACCGACGGCATCAAGCTCTATCTCCGCAATAAGCGAAGGAAAGATCACAAGACCTTTCTCGCAGAGAAGACGATCGTGATGGTGCACGGAGCGACCTTCTCCTCCGGAAGTCTTTACGATGTTCCCTTCAACGGGATGTCCTTCATCGACTACCTCGCTCATCAAGGCTTCGATGTTTTTGCGGTTGATATCCGGGGCTATGGAAAATCGACCCGCCCGCCGGCAATGCAGGCGGAGCCTGATCTCAACCCGCCGCTTGTCGCCACCGACACCGGGGTCGCGGATTTCGCAACAGCTGTCGATTTCGTCCTTCGACTGCGCGGTCTGAAGGCCGTCAACGTCTTCGCCATGTCGTGGGGCGGCACCGTGGCCGGCGCTTATGCTGCGCGCAACGGCGACAAGGTGATCAAGCTCGCGCTGCTCGCGCCGCAATGGCTGAGCGACGTTCCCATCCCGATCGACCAGGGCGGCGTCCTCGGGTCCTACAGGCTTGTTCCTGTCCATGCGGCGCTGGCGCGTTGGCTGAGCACCGCACCCGAACACGCGCGTGGCCGTCTTGTACCGGAGGGCTGGTTCGACCTCTGGGCCAAACTGACCCTTTCGGAAGAGACGTCGCAGGCTGACCGGGAGCAAGGCAAACTCCGGGCGACCAACGGGCCGATCCAGGACATCCGCAGCTACTGGCGGGCTGGAAATCCCTACTATCGGCCGAGTGAGATCCGAGCGCCGGTGCTGCTGTTGCACGGTGAATGGGACATCGACGTTCCGCTTGACCTGGCGCGGGCTTATTTCGAGCAGCTGACTGGCGCCTCTTACAGGCGCTGGGTGGAAATCGGCGAGGCGACGCACCTCGCTCTGATGGAAAGTACCCGCATGCAGGCCTATTCCGAGGTTGTCCGCTTCTTCGATGAATCCTTCCAACCGGAATAG
- the rarD gene encoding EamA family transporter RarD, whose product MSTDASVPLMKNEDSPRGFAFALTAYLLWGFLPFYMKAVAHIPPAEVIAHRIVWSLPLAGIVLVLLGRTADIRAALRSPRMLAMGALTASLITVNWGTYVWAIGAGHSLDAALGYFINPLFSIFLGAVLLKEKLQPLQIAAIALAALAVAILAFDSGGIPWVALTLAISWGFYALLRKTLPLGPNQGFFLEVLILSGPALVYILYLEYGSGLGHFYRTGLADTTLLLGCGVVTAVPLMIYANGAKLLKLSTIGIMQYIAPTMIFLIAVFAFREPLGTARMIAFPLIWAGLFLYSWSMLKGSRGR is encoded by the coding sequence ATGTCGACCGATGCATCCGTTCCGCTGATGAAGAACGAAGATAGTCCGCGCGGTTTCGCTTTCGCGTTGACAGCCTATCTGCTCTGGGGCTTTCTGCCCTTCTATATGAAGGCGGTCGCGCATATTCCGCCGGCCGAAGTCATCGCCCATCGCATCGTCTGGTCGCTGCCACTGGCCGGCATCGTGTTGGTCCTGCTTGGGCGCACGGCAGATATTCGTGCAGCGCTGCGCTCGCCGCGCATGCTGGCGATGGGGGCGCTGACGGCGTCGCTGATCACCGTCAACTGGGGTACCTATGTCTGGGCGATCGGCGCCGGCCATTCGCTTGATGCAGCGCTTGGCTATTTCATCAATCCGCTGTTCAGCATTTTCCTCGGCGCGGTCCTCCTCAAGGAGAAGCTGCAGCCACTGCAGATCGCCGCGATCGCGCTTGCGGCACTTGCCGTCGCCATTCTCGCATTCGACAGCGGCGGCATTCCATGGGTGGCGCTGACGCTTGCGATCAGCTGGGGTTTCTATGCGCTGCTGCGCAAGACGTTGCCGCTCGGGCCCAACCAGGGCTTCTTCCTCGAGGTTCTGATCCTCAGCGGCCCTGCCCTCGTCTACATCCTCTATCTCGAATATGGCAGCGGCCTGGGCCACTTCTACCGTACCGGCCTTGCCGACACGACCTTGCTGCTCGGCTGCGGTGTCGTTACCGCCGTGCCGCTGATGATCTATGCCAACGGCGCAAAGCTCCTGAAGCTCTCGACGATCGGCATCATGCAATATATCGCGCCGACGATGATCTTTCTGATCGCCGTCTTCGCCTTTCGCGAGCCGCTCGGAACGGCCCGCATGATCGCCTTCCCACTGATCTGGGCTGGGCTTTTCCTCTATAGCTGGTCGATGCTGAAGGGAAGCCGCGGGCGCTGA
- the cimA gene encoding citramalate synthase: MKERIHLFDTTLRDGQQTPGIDFSVEDKIAIAAMLDEFGLDYVEGGYPGANPTDTAFFSEKRTSQATFVAFGMTKRAGVSVSNDPGIAGLLQAKSDAICFVAKSWDYHVAVALGCTNEENLECIAESVKAAVGAGKEAIVDCEHFFDGFKANPAYAIACAKTAYESGARWVVLCDTNGGTQPPEVRAIVEAVIAAGVPGRCLGIHAHNDTGQAVANSLAAVEAGVRQIQGTLNGIGERCGNANLVTLIPTLALKSAYNTRFETSIDEERLLNLTRLSHAFDELLNRSPDHQLPYVGASAFATKAGIHASALIKDPRTYEHVPPESVGNFRKVMVSDQGGKANFINALKRRGITVAKDDPKLDLLISLVKERESIGYAYEGADASFELLAHRTLGTIPEFFTIEGFRVMIERRFDSLGRVKIVSEAVVKITIDGQTLMSVADAEGPVNALDLALRKDFGKYQHEIDDLVLADFKVRILNGGTEAITRVLIESTDSDGVRWWTVGVSENIIDASFQALMDSVIYKLMKNRQLAGKIAAE, encoded by the coding sequence ATGAAAGAACGCATCCACCTCTTCGACACGACGCTCCGGGACGGGCAGCAGACGCCCGGCATCGATTTTTCCGTCGAGGACAAGATTGCGATCGCCGCCATGCTGGATGAGTTCGGCCTCGATTACGTCGAGGGCGGATATCCCGGCGCCAATCCGACGGATACCGCTTTCTTCAGCGAGAAGCGCACCAGCCAGGCGACCTTCGTCGCCTTCGGCATGACGAAGCGGGCGGGCGTTTCGGTTTCCAACGATCCCGGCATTGCCGGGCTGCTGCAGGCCAAAAGCGACGCCATCTGTTTCGTCGCCAAGAGCTGGGATTACCATGTCGCGGTGGCGCTCGGCTGCACCAATGAGGAAAACCTCGAATGTATTGCCGAGAGCGTCAAGGCGGCGGTCGGCGCCGGAAAGGAGGCGATTGTCGATTGCGAACATTTCTTCGACGGATTCAAGGCCAATCCGGCCTATGCGATCGCCTGCGCGAAGACGGCCTATGAGAGCGGTGCGCGCTGGGTCGTGCTCTGCGACACCAATGGCGGCACGCAGCCGCCGGAGGTCCGCGCCATCGTAGAGGCGGTGATCGCCGCCGGTGTTCCCGGCCGCTGTCTGGGCATCCACGCCCATAACGACACCGGCCAGGCGGTTGCCAATTCGCTTGCCGCGGTTGAAGCCGGGGTCCGGCAGATCCAGGGCACGCTGAACGGCATCGGCGAGCGTTGCGGCAATGCCAACCTAGTGACGCTGATCCCGACCCTGGCGCTGAAGAGCGCCTATAACACCCGTTTCGAAACCTCGATCGACGAGGAGCGGCTGCTCAATCTCACCCGGCTCTCGCATGCTTTCGACGAGCTTCTCAACCGCTCACCTGATCATCAGCTGCCCTATGTCGGCGCTTCCGCCTTCGCCACCAAAGCCGGCATTCATGCTTCCGCTCTGATCAAGGATCCACGCACCTATGAACATGTGCCGCCGGAAAGCGTGGGCAATTTCCGCAAGGTCATGGTCTCCGATCAGGGCGGCAAGGCAAACTTCATCAATGCGCTGAAGCGGCGCGGCATTACCGTCGCCAAGGACGATCCGAAGCTCGACCTCTTGATCTCGCTGGTCAAGGAACGTGAATCTATCGGCTACGCCTATGAGGGGGCCGATGCGAGCTTCGAGCTCCTGGCGCACCGCACGCTCGGCACGATCCCGGAATTCTTCACCATCGAAGGCTTCCGCGTGATGATCGAGCGCCGCTTCGACAGTCTTGGGCGTGTGAAGATCGTCTCGGAGGCGGTGGTCAAGATCACCATCGACGGTCAGACGCTGATGTCGGTTGCCGATGCCGAAGGACCGGTCAACGCGCTCGACCTGGCGCTACGCAAGGATTTCGGCAAGTATCAGCACGAGATCGACGATCTGGTGCTCGCCGATTTCAAAGTGCGCATCCTCAATGGCGGCACGGAGGCGATCACGCGCGTGCTGATCGAATCCACCGACAGCGACGGCGTGCGCTGGTGGACGGTCGGCGTCTCGGAGAACATCATCGACGCGTCGTTCCAGGCGCTGATGGATTCCGTCATCTACAAGCTGATGAAGAACCGGCAGCTGGCCGGCAAGATCGCGGCGGAATAA
- the pip gene encoding prolyl aminopeptidase produces the protein MIETLRTLYPEIEPYASGHLDVGDGHVIYWERSGTPGAKPAVFLHGGPGGGISPAHRRLFDPHLYDVMLFDQRGCGRSTPHAELDANTTWHLVADIERLRVMAGVETWQVFGGSWGSTLALAYAETHPERVSELILRGIYTLTKAELDWYYQFGVSEMFPDKWERFIAPIPPEERHEMMHAYHRRLTHEDRSVRLGAARAWSIWEGETITLLPEPSTSGKFEEPEFAYAFARIENHFFVNAGWMDEGQLIRDAGKLKDIPGVIVHGRYDMPCPAKYAWLLHKAWPKAEFHLIEGAGHAYSEPGILDRLIRATDQFAGKQD, from the coding sequence ATGATCGAGACACTGCGCACGCTCTATCCCGAAATCGAACCCTATGCCTCCGGCCATCTCGATGTCGGCGACGGTCATGTGATCTATTGGGAGCGCTCGGGAACGCCGGGCGCCAAGCCGGCCGTTTTCCTGCATGGGGGGCCTGGCGGCGGTATTTCGCCCGCCCATCGCCGGCTTTTCGATCCGCACCTATACGACGTCATGCTGTTCGACCAGCGCGGCTGCGGCAGGTCGACGCCGCATGCGGAACTCGATGCCAACACGACCTGGCACCTCGTTGCCGATATCGAACGGCTGCGCGTAATGGCCGGTGTCGAGACCTGGCAGGTGTTCGGCGGCTCCTGGGGCTCGACGCTGGCGCTCGCCTATGCCGAGACGCATCCTGAGCGCGTCTCCGAGCTCATCCTCCGCGGCATCTATACGCTGACCAAGGCGGAGCTCGACTGGTATTATCAATTCGGCGTCTCGGAAATGTTCCCTGATAAGTGGGAGCGCTTCATCGCCCCCATCCCGCCGGAAGAGCGGCATGAGATGATGCATGCCTACCATCGCCGCCTGACGCACGAGGACAGGAGCGTGCGCCTGGGGGCCGCGCGGGCCTGGAGCATCTGGGAAGGCGAAACGATCACGCTTCTGCCGGAACCTTCAACCAGCGGCAAATTCGAGGAGCCGGAATTCGCCTATGCGTTTGCGCGAATCGAGAACCATTTCTTCGTCAATGCCGGCTGGATGGACGAGGGACAGCTGATCCGCGATGCCGGCAAGCTCAAGGATATTCCCGGCGTTATCGTGCATGGCCGCTACGACATGCCCTGCCCGGCCAAATATGCCTGGCTGCTGCACAAGGCCTGGCCGAAAGCGGAGTTCCACCTGATCGAGGGTGCGGGTCACGCCTATTCGGAGCCGGGGATTCTCGATCGGCTGATCCGGGCGACGGATCAGTTTGCCGGGAAGCAAGACTGA
- a CDS encoding GFA family protein yields MTDRIRTGGCQCGAVRFRISGALGRPSICHCRMCQKQFGGFFSALVTAPEEGMEWTRGEPSYFQSSVNIDRGFCSNCGTPMTYRHPGGLELAIGTFDDRSDLAPQIQVNYEARLPWVEQIFDAPVLKDQDFYARQEAIITFQHPDHDTAAWPAKGVKI; encoded by the coding sequence ATGACGGACAGGATAAGAACAGGCGGATGCCAGTGCGGCGCCGTGCGTTTCCGCATATCGGGCGCGCTGGGGCGACCGTCGATCTGCCATTGCCGCATGTGCCAGAAGCAGTTCGGCGGCTTCTTCTCCGCGCTCGTCACCGCACCCGAGGAAGGGATGGAATGGACGCGCGGCGAGCCGAGCTACTTCCAGTCTTCGGTCAATATCGATCGCGGCTTCTGCAGCAATTGCGGCACGCCGATGACCTATCGCCATCCGGGCGGGCTGGAGCTTGCGATCGGCACGTTCGACGACCGCAGCGATCTCGCGCCGCAGATCCAGGTGAATTACGAGGCTCGCCTGCCCTGGGTCGAGCAGATCTTCGATGCGCCGGTGCTGAAGGATCAGGATTTCTACGCCCGGCAGGAGGCGATCATCACCTTCCAGCACCCCGATCACGATACCGCCGCCTGGCCCGCGAAAGGCGTGAAGATATGA
- a CDS encoding GFA family protein, whose product MTETAAQTGGCQCGAVRYRAEGELGYPHICHCRMCQKAAGNYFLPLAAAKRQDFELTRGEPKWFRSSDLVRRGFCGDCGTPLFYDIPEADFINIALGSLDEPDAVKPVMQSSTDRKMSWFHALDRLPVEPQPETPDRENAIAASNHQHPDHDTNSWPPGESP is encoded by the coding sequence TTGACGGAGACAGCAGCACAGACGGGCGGATGCCAGTGCGGCGCGGTTCGTTACCGCGCCGAAGGCGAACTCGGCTATCCCCACATCTGCCATTGCCGCATGTGCCAGAAGGCGGCCGGCAACTATTTCCTGCCGCTGGCTGCGGCCAAGCGCCAGGATTTCGAGCTGACGCGCGGGGAGCCGAAATGGTTCCGCTCGTCCGATCTCGTGCGGCGTGGCTTCTGCGGCGATTGCGGCACGCCGCTGTTCTACGATATTCCGGAAGCGGATTTCATCAACATCGCGCTCGGCTCGCTCGATGAGCCCGATGCGGTCAAGCCGGTGATGCAATCCAGCACCGACCGCAAGATGTCCTGGTTCCACGCGCTCGACCGACTGCCGGTGGAACCGCAGCCTGAAACGCCCGACCGCGAGAACGCGATTGCGGCAAGCAACCATCAGCATCCCGACCACGACACGAACAGCTGGCCACCCGGAGAAAGCCCATGA